One window of the Chryseobacterium shigense genome contains the following:
- a CDS encoding GH92 family glycosyl hydrolase, with the protein MKFLFSGLLILLNIFTFGQKISLADYVNPLMGTQSKPSLSNGNTYPAIGLPWGMNLWTPQTGKMGDGWAYTYDADKIKGFKQTHQPSPWMNDYGAFAIMPGVGKLKFKEEERASWFSHKAEIAKPYSYSVYLADINVTTELTPTERAAFFKFDFPKTDSAYIVIDALNKGSYIKILPKERKILGYTTKYSRGKYDNFKNYFVIQFDKDFDLTTTWKDSVFVKNQLEITSDHAGAIVGFKLKNKESVYARTASSFISFEQAELNLKREIGGKNFEQVKTEAKNIWNKTLGKIEVKGGTDQQIRTFYSSLYRTLFFPQKLYEIDAQNKVKHWSPYNGKILDGKMFAGTGFWDTFRALYPFLNLVYPSMNVEMQEGLANTFKEGGFLPEWSSPGYSDIMIGNNSASVVADAYIKGLRGYDVETLWQAVKHGANNEGPIDAVGRRGVEYYNTLGYVPYDVKINENAARTLEYAYDDFAIYQLGKALGKPASEIDIYKKRAYNYKNMFDPSTGLMRGKNKNGKFHSPFNPFKWGDAFTEGNSWHYTWSVFQDIDGLAKLMGGQKNFEAKLDEVFSLPPVFDDSYYGSVIHEIREMQIMNMGQYAHGNQPIQHMIYLYNYAGAPYKTQYWARQVMDKLYYATPDGYCGDEDNGQTSAWYVFSALGFYPVTPATDQYVLGAPLFKEAVIHLENGKKIEIKAPENSAENLYVKSLNVNLRFYSKNWLSHKELMNGAILDFQMDNKPNKERGSQEKDFPYSMSKE; encoded by the coding sequence ATGAAGTTTTTATTCTCAGGTCTTTTAATTTTACTCAATATCTTCACGTTTGGCCAGAAGATTTCTCTTGCTGATTATGTGAATCCCTTAATGGGAACCCAGTCCAAACCGTCCTTATCCAATGGAAACACTTATCCCGCCATTGGGCTTCCTTGGGGAATGAACCTATGGACACCGCAAACAGGAAAAATGGGTGACGGATGGGCTTATACCTACGATGCAGACAAAATAAAAGGATTTAAACAAACCCACCAGCCATCTCCCTGGATGAATGATTACGGAGCCTTCGCGATCATGCCCGGAGTGGGTAAACTAAAATTTAAGGAAGAAGAACGTGCCAGCTGGTTCAGCCATAAAGCAGAAATTGCAAAGCCTTACAGCTACAGCGTTTATCTGGCGGATATCAATGTAACTACAGAGCTTACTCCCACAGAAAGAGCAGCTTTCTTCAAATTTGATTTTCCTAAAACAGACAGCGCATATATCGTTATTGATGCCCTGAATAAAGGGTCATACATTAAGATCCTTCCCAAAGAAAGAAAAATCCTTGGTTATACAACCAAATATTCCAGAGGGAAATATGATAATTTCAAAAACTACTTTGTCATCCAGTTTGATAAAGATTTTGATTTAACAACCACCTGGAAAGACAGCGTTTTTGTTAAAAATCAGTTGGAAATCACAAGCGATCATGCAGGAGCAATTGTTGGATTTAAACTGAAAAATAAAGAAAGTGTTTATGCAAGAACAGCTTCTTCGTTCATCAGTTTCGAACAGGCAGAACTGAACCTGAAAAGAGAAATAGGAGGAAAGAACTTTGAACAGGTAAAAACAGAGGCAAAAAATATCTGGAATAAAACATTAGGAAAAATTGAAGTGAAAGGCGGAACAGATCAGCAGATACGTACATTTTACTCTTCGCTGTACAGAACCCTGTTCTTTCCTCAGAAATTATATGAGATCGATGCTCAGAATAAAGTAAAACACTGGAGCCCTTACAACGGAAAGATTTTAGACGGGAAAATGTTTGCAGGAACCGGCTTTTGGGATACCTTCCGTGCTCTTTATCCTTTCCTTAACCTCGTATATCCAAGTATGAACGTTGAAATGCAGGAAGGTTTGGCCAATACTTTCAAAGAAGGAGGGTTTTTACCGGAATGGAGCAGTCCGGGATATTCCGATATCATGATAGGAAACAATTCAGCCTCAGTAGTTGCAGATGCTTATATAAAAGGACTTCGCGGTTACGATGTGGAAACCCTTTGGCAAGCTGTAAAGCATGGTGCCAATAATGAAGGCCCGATAGATGCCGTAGGGCGCAGGGGAGTTGAATATTACAATACTTTAGGTTATGTTCCTTACGATGTAAAGATCAATGAAAATGCAGCCAGAACGCTAGAATATGCCTATGATGATTTTGCCATCTATCAATTAGGGAAAGCGTTAGGTAAACCTGCTTCTGAAATTGATATTTACAAAAAAAGAGCTTACAACTATAAAAATATGTTTGATCCGTCAACCGGTTTGATGCGAGGAAAAAACAAAAACGGAAAATTCCATTCGCCATTCAATCCGTTTAAATGGGGTGATGCATTTACAGAAGGAAACAGCTGGCATTACACATGGTCTGTTTTCCAGGATATTGACGGTTTGGCTAAATTAATGGGCGGGCAAAAGAATTTCGAAGCTAAACTGGATGAGGTTTTCTCCCTTCCACCGGTATTTGATGATAGTTATTACGGAAGCGTAATCCATGAGATCCGTGAAATGCAGATTATGAATATGGGGCAGTATGCCCACGGAAACCAGCCTATCCAGCACATGATTTATCTGTACAATTATGCAGGAGCACCTTATAAAACTCAATACTGGGCAAGACAGGTGATGGATAAACTTTATTATGCTACACCTGACGGATATTGCGGGGATGAAGATAACGGTCAGACTTCTGCCTGGTATGTATTTTCTGCCTTAGGTTTTTATCCGGTAACACCTGCTACAGATCAGTACGTTCTGGGAGCACCGCTTTTCAAAGAAGCAGTAATTCATCTGGAAAACGGGAAGAAAATTGAAATAAAAGCACCGGAAAACAGTGCTGAAAATCTATATGTGAAATCTTTAAACGTAAATCTTCGGTTTTACTCAAAAAACTGGCTGAGCCATAAAGAACTGATGAATGGGGCAATTTTGGATTTTCAGATGGATAATAAGCCGAATAAAGAAAGAGGTTCACAGGAAAAAGATTTTCCTTATTCAATGTCGAAGGAATAG
- a CDS encoding phosphoheptose isomerase: protein MDTEKTEIFDKVEKMLESQGFTVAAKDSTRPWGGFFVIDENQAQDFANQYFDGINVESLKIGGKLSPKILLVAPDSRLSWQYHHRRAEIWQVVEGVVGIKTSNTDEEGELKEYHPKDQIKLQQGERHRLIGLSGWGVVAEIWQHTDASNPSDEDDIVRVQDDFGR from the coding sequence ATGGATACAGAGAAAACAGAAATATTCGATAAAGTAGAAAAAATGCTGGAATCACAGGGGTTTACCGTTGCAGCAAAGGATAGCACAAGACCCTGGGGCGGTTTTTTCGTGATTGATGAAAACCAGGCGCAGGATTTTGCCAATCAGTATTTTGATGGAATTAATGTAGAAAGTTTAAAAATAGGCGGAAAACTAAGCCCTAAAATCCTTCTTGTTGCTCCTGATTCACGTTTAAGCTGGCAGTATCATCACAGAAGAGCAGAGATTTGGCAGGTAGTTGAAGGGGTAGTGGGAATCAAAACCAGTAATACAGATGAAGAAGGGGAGCTGAAAGAATATCACCCGAAAGATCAGATTAAGCTTCAGCAAGGTGAGAGACACAGGCTTATCGGTTTGTCTGGCTGGGGTGTGGTTGCTGAAATCTGGCAGCATACAGATGCATCCAATCCTTCAGATGAAGATGATATTGTGAGAGTACAGGACGATTTCGGAAGATAA
- a CDS encoding sensor histidine kinase has product MNNKFIPIISVFMTISLIVFVTLQFYWLKRYYGTLEQDFSNKVYTALESTAKSVSEIEVEKYMNENNKNFRNDIIANSKQPSLTTIQQVEDSGTQRQIIYSKNIIEKTQLPISQRGDSIKWTTLYSDEAAYKIKRDTTKPQQLTAEINNDIENGDYTIKEFAKIYGNNLPITKRVNDKILDSVITKELKIRGISAKFGYGITDKNNNLTSVVNKVYKEKKDNNTYSYPLFTDTKDRTLYTLALVFPKKEYSLAMNNWPMLLGTFLSLLTILGIYIISINYMMRQKKLAEVKTDFINNMSHEFKTPLATISVATDSLANDKIATNPDKVKYYSELIKQENLRMKKQVENVLNMSKLERNEVELFLKEANVRELIKRTTESFNLIVQQRNGSLTQEFNATHYTFKIDEFHISNMLVNLLDNANKYSPEAPEIKVTTRNEGSWYVIEISDKGMGMETQNKTKIFEKFFREETGNIHNVKGQGLGLSYVKKIVELHKGQILVDSHKDKGSTFTIKLPMA; this is encoded by the coding sequence ATGAATAATAAATTCATCCCAATAATTTCGGTGTTTATGACGATTTCACTGATTGTCTTTGTGACACTCCAATTTTATTGGCTGAAAAGGTATTATGGCACATTAGAACAGGATTTCTCAAACAAAGTATATACCGCTCTGGAAAGTACAGCCAAAAGTGTTTCGGAAATCGAGGTGGAAAAATACATGAATGAAAACAACAAGAATTTCCGGAATGATATTATTGCCAACAGCAAGCAGCCTTCCCTTACTACGATTCAGCAGGTGGAAGATTCCGGCACTCAGAGACAGATCATTTATTCTAAAAATATCATTGAAAAAACGCAGCTTCCCATTTCCCAAAGAGGAGATTCAATAAAATGGACTACCCTTTACAGTGATGAAGCGGCCTATAAAATAAAAAGGGACACCACAAAACCGCAGCAACTTACTGCAGAAATCAACAATGATATTGAAAATGGGGATTATACCATAAAAGAATTTGCCAAAATCTACGGGAACAATCTACCCATTACAAAAAGAGTTAATGATAAAATTCTTGACTCAGTTATTACAAAAGAACTGAAAATAAGAGGAATCTCTGCAAAATTCGGGTACGGAATTACTGATAAAAACAACAACCTTACCAGCGTTGTAAACAAGGTGTATAAAGAGAAAAAGGATAACAATACTTATTCTTATCCCCTTTTTACCGATACAAAAGACAGGACCTTATATACCTTGGCTTTAGTTTTTCCTAAAAAGGAATACTCACTGGCAATGAACAACTGGCCGATGCTTCTGGGAACCTTCCTGTCATTATTAACTATTCTTGGAATTTACATTATTTCCATCAATTATATGATGAGACAGAAAAAACTGGCAGAAGTAAAGACAGATTTCATCAATAATATGTCCCACGAGTTTAAAACACCGCTGGCCACAATTTCTGTAGCTACCGATTCTTTAGCCAATGACAAGATTGCGACAAATCCGGATAAGGTAAAATACTATTCGGAACTGATTAAGCAGGAAAATCTAAGGATGAAAAAACAGGTGGAAAACGTCCTGAATATGTCCAAGCTTGAAAGAAATGAAGTAGAGCTGTTCCTCAAAGAAGCCAATGTTCGGGAACTGATAAAAAGGACAACAGAATCTTTCAATCTTATTGTACAGCAGAGAAACGGTTCTTTGACGCAGGAATTCAACGCAACCCATTATACATTTAAAATAGATGAATTCCATATCTCAAATATGCTGGTGAATTTACTGGACAATGCCAACAAATACTCGCCGGAAGCACCTGAGATTAAAGTAACAACAAGAAACGAAGGAAGCTGGTACGTTATAGAAATTTCCGACAAGGGAATGGGAATGGAAACCCAGAATAAAACCAAGATCTTCGAAAAATTTTTCAGGGAAGAAACCGGTAACATTCACAATGTAAAAGGACAGGGGCTGGGGCTTTCTTATGTAAAGAAAATTGTAGAACTGCACAAAGGACAGATACTCGTAGATTCCCACAAAGACAAAGGAAGTACGTTTACGATAAAGCTGCCAATGGCTTAA
- a CDS encoding ROK family protein, translating into MQNIVGIDIGGSHITMAQVDPEKREIIASTYVREHVDSFGDRESIFSAWISAIEKVTEDLVKKDLLLGIAMPGPFDYENGISLMQQGKFIDIYQINIKEELAKRLSISTAQIHFVNDAGAFLEGEVFGGCVQDYKRVFGVTLGTGLGTAFYDGETASDEDLWDSPFRNSICEDYLATRWFVNHYAALTGGKISGTKDLLDQPEDIQSQIFDDYADSFAEFIVKYVRGYNPEVLVIGGNIAKVYPCFKKRLNQHLEDHKISLPIKISAIFEDAAILGAAGYALKKARINLTK; encoded by the coding sequence ATGCAGAATATAGTAGGAATAGACATTGGCGGTTCGCATATTACCATGGCCCAGGTAGACCCGGAGAAACGTGAAATTATTGCTTCTACATACGTAAGGGAACATGTAGATTCTTTCGGGGACAGGGAAAGCATTTTTTCCGCCTGGATCTCGGCCATAGAAAAAGTAACTGAAGATCTCGTTAAAAAAGACCTTCTGCTCGGTATAGCAATGCCGGGACCTTTTGATTACGAAAACGGAATATCATTGATGCAGCAGGGGAAATTCATCGACATTTACCAGATCAATATTAAAGAAGAACTTGCTAAAAGGCTATCCATATCAACTGCTCAGATTCATTTCGTAAATGATGCCGGGGCTTTTCTTGAAGGAGAAGTTTTTGGAGGCTGTGTGCAGGATTACAAAAGGGTTTTCGGGGTTACTTTGGGAACAGGATTGGGAACTGCTTTTTATGATGGGGAAACAGCTTCAGATGAAGATCTTTGGGATTCACCTTTCAGAAATTCTATTTGTGAAGATTATCTTGCGACACGCTGGTTTGTAAATCATTATGCAGCTTTGACTGGTGGGAAAATATCAGGAACCAAAGATCTGCTGGATCAGCCGGAAGATATACAGTCTCAAATATTCGATGATTATGCAGATTCCTTTGCCGAATTTATTGTGAAATATGTCAGGGGCTATAACCCGGAAGTTCTGGTCATAGGCGGAAATATTGCAAAAGTATATCCCTGCTTTAAAAAGAGGTTAAATCAACATCTGGAAGATCATAAAATCAGTCTTCCTATTAAAATTTCCGCTATTTTTGAAGATGCAGCTATTCTTGGTGCTGCAGGTTACGCTTTGAAGAAAGCCAGGATCAATTTAACAAAATGA
- a CDS encoding response regulator transcription factor yields the protein MSNRILLVEDDQSFGAVLKDYLTINNFEVTLATDGEQGLKEFTENEFDICIFDVMMPKKDGFSLAEDVKKIDKNTPIIFLTARNMREDILKGYQLGADDYITKPFDTELLLYKIKAILQRSSTLENEEQEQFKISNIFFDSMLRQLKVGDKEYKLSPKENELLKLLCIHRNDFMPRDLALRKIWKKENYFTARSMDVYIAKLRKLLKDDEGLEIINVHGEGFRLLVKN from the coding sequence ATGAGCAACAGAATATTATTAGTAGAAGATGATCAGAGTTTCGGGGCTGTGCTGAAGGATTATTTAACGATCAACAATTTTGAGGTAACCCTTGCTACAGATGGAGAACAAGGTTTGAAAGAATTTACAGAAAATGAGTTTGATATCTGTATTTTCGATGTAATGATGCCTAAAAAAGACGGGTTTTCATTAGCTGAAGACGTAAAAAAAATTGATAAAAATACCCCTATCATATTCCTTACCGCAAGAAATATGAGAGAAGATATCCTTAAAGGCTATCAGCTGGGAGCAGACGACTATATTACAAAACCGTTTGATACGGAACTTCTTTTATACAAGATTAAAGCAATCCTGCAGAGAAGTTCTACGCTGGAAAATGAAGAACAGGAACAGTTTAAAATCAGCAATATTTTCTTCGATTCTATGCTGAGACAGCTGAAAGTAGGTGATAAGGAATACAAACTTTCTCCGAAGGAAAATGAACTGTTAAAGCTTCTTTGCATTCACAGAAACGATTTTATGCCGAGAGATCTTGCTTTGAGAAAAATCTGGAAAAAAGAAAATTATTTTACAGCAAGAAGTATGGACGTATATATTGCCAAGCTTCGTAAGCTGTTAAAAGATGACGAAGGATTGGAAATTATCAACGTTCACGGAGAAGGATTCAGACTTTTAGTTAAAAATTAG
- a CDS encoding SRPBCC domain-containing protein codes for MESDIIFNKDFDSNSVYVMKIYNADVSKVWDYFTKSELLDQWWGPKPWKCETVKQDFKEGGIWHYAMVGPDGEKMYAQVKYGEIMEHRSFDGTDAFCDEKGNINENFDQSKWLFGFTGVEEGTKMTVNIHFSSPEAMKQMLEMGFEEGFKMGLTQLEEII; via the coding sequence ATGGAATCTGATATCATTTTTAACAAAGATTTTGATTCGAACAGTGTATATGTCATGAAGATATATAATGCTGATGTATCAAAAGTGTGGGACTATTTTACCAAATCCGAATTACTGGATCAGTGGTGGGGCCCAAAGCCATGGAAGTGTGAAACGGTAAAACAGGATTTTAAAGAAGGTGGAATCTGGCATTATGCAATGGTAGGCCCGGATGGAGAAAAAATGTATGCCCAGGTGAAGTATGGCGAGATTATGGAGCATAGAAGTTTTGATGGAACAGATGCTTTCTGTGATGAAAAGGGAAATATCAATGAAAATTTTGATCAGTCTAAATGGCTGTTCGGATTTACAGGGGTAGAAGAAGGAACAAAAATGACTGTCAATATCCATTTTTCATCTCCTGAAGCTATGAAGCAGATGTTGGAAATGGGCTTTGAAGAAGGATTTAAGATGGGGCTTACACAACTGGAAGAAATTATTTAA
- a CDS encoding TonB-dependent receptor domain-containing protein, whose protein sequence is MKLYISRFILGLMILSVHFISAQNLSKNQFKVKGNCDMCKSRIEATAKKAGAKTAVYSIDLQTLTLETDNKVSTDEILKKVAGAGHDNEKFKSSDEIYKGLPGCCHYERDPAPSPVEAHQHHAKKDNEFYVKGNCGSCKARIEKAAKTAGADSAEWSAEKQTVTLNFDPSKTSSDKILKAIADVGHDNEKYKTSDAVYKNLPGCCLYDRDIPFGEVNPKVHSEEGTKHEDHKEHESETTDDHHEQHGKTIEGVTVTGSKAATALSKREAGLVFNIDKKELLKAACCNLSESFETNATVDVSFSNAVTGTKQLKMLGLDQKYTSLTKELLPEIRGLASAYGLNFIPGRWIESIQLTKGGSTVTNGYESITGQINTELLKNAKEPETSLNIFADFNGRAEANITSVSPINDKWSQTFLLHGNGTFGDTDMNDDTFLDRPKGTQINTAYLLNYNDLEKSGLGSHFGINFIRDERTAGQIGFDKNLAQDKQNVYGVGIDISRFQVWNKTGYVFKGKPYQSLGWMNQYVYHQQDSFFGLRNYSGKQHTYYSNLIFESIIGNTNHKYKAGASFLYDGYEETYLTDDMKRNEMVPGIFAEYTLTGLKYTLVAGARADFHNLAGTQFTPRVNFKYDFTPQTILRLSAGRGFRTANVFAENQQYLASHRSIQILQNNGNIYGLKPEIAWNYGASLQQEFKLFGRKSSIVADFFRTDFQDQVLVDLDRSPQQLTFYNLEGKSFANSFQTQWDFTPFKNFDVRLAYKYYDVQADYMNGRREIPFMAKHRGFVNLAYATNKNDNGGFWSFDTTLNWVGKQRLPDTSSNPAEFQLPVYSDSYAVLNAQISRNFNKKIRAYLGGENLTSYYQKNAIVDFKNPFGNYFDGGMVYAPIMKANFYMGLDVAF, encoded by the coding sequence ATGAAATTATATATTTCCAGGTTTATTCTTGGACTAATGATCTTGTCTGTACACTTTATATCAGCTCAAAACCTTTCAAAAAACCAGTTTAAAGTCAAGGGAAACTGCGACATGTGCAAATCCAGAATTGAAGCTACAGCCAAAAAGGCAGGTGCTAAAACAGCTGTTTATTCTATTGATCTTCAGACTTTAACCCTGGAAACAGACAATAAAGTTTCTACAGATGAAATTTTAAAGAAAGTTGCCGGTGCAGGCCACGATAATGAGAAATTCAAATCCAGTGACGAAATCTATAAAGGTCTTCCGGGATGCTGTCATTATGAAAGAGACCCTGCTCCCTCTCCTGTAGAAGCTCATCAGCATCATGCTAAAAAAGATAATGAGTTTTATGTAAAAGGGAATTGCGGCTCATGTAAGGCAAGAATTGAAAAAGCCGCAAAAACAGCCGGAGCAGATTCAGCCGAATGGAGTGCAGAAAAACAAACGGTAACGCTAAATTTTGATCCGTCAAAGACCTCATCAGATAAAATTCTAAAAGCTATTGCTGATGTGGGACATGATAATGAAAAATATAAAACCTCTGACGCTGTCTATAAAAATCTTCCGGGATGTTGTTTGTACGACAGGGATATTCCTTTTGGAGAGGTTAATCCAAAAGTTCATTCCGAAGAAGGAACAAAGCATGAAGACCACAAAGAACATGAATCGGAAACTACTGATGATCACCATGAACAGCATGGAAAAACAATTGAAGGCGTAACGGTTACAGGTTCAAAAGCTGCAACTGCATTAAGCAAAAGGGAAGCAGGCCTTGTTTTTAATATCGATAAAAAGGAACTGTTAAAAGCAGCTTGCTGTAACCTCTCGGAAAGCTTTGAAACCAATGCAACCGTAGATGTTTCTTTCAGCAATGCCGTTACGGGAACAAAACAGCTGAAAATGCTCGGTTTGGATCAAAAGTACACTAGCTTAACCAAAGAACTTCTGCCAGAGATCAGAGGTCTTGCTTCGGCTTACGGACTGAATTTCATTCCCGGAAGATGGATTGAAAGCATTCAGCTCACCAAAGGCGGAAGTACGGTAACAAACGGCTACGAAAGTATTACAGGACAGATCAACACTGAACTTTTGAAAAATGCCAAAGAACCTGAGACTTCGTTAAATATCTTCGCGGATTTCAACGGAAGAGCGGAAGCCAATATTACAAGTGTCTCCCCTATCAATGATAAATGGTCGCAGACCTTTTTACTGCATGGAAACGGAACTTTCGGGGATACGGATATGAATGATGACACTTTTCTCGACAGACCGAAAGGAACGCAGATCAACACTGCCTATCTTTTAAATTATAATGATCTGGAAAAATCAGGTTTGGGATCTCATTTCGGGATCAATTTTATCAGGGATGAGAGAACAGCCGGACAGATTGGTTTTGATAAAAATCTGGCTCAGGATAAACAAAATGTATACGGTGTAGGAATTGATATTTCCAGATTCCAGGTTTGGAATAAAACAGGGTACGTCTTCAAGGGAAAACCTTATCAGAGTTTAGGATGGATGAACCAGTATGTATATCATCAGCAGGACAGCTTCTTCGGACTGAGAAATTATTCCGGGAAACAGCATACCTATTATTCCAATCTGATTTTTGAAAGCATTATCGGTAATACCAACCACAAGTATAAAGCGGGAGCAAGCTTTTTATATGACGGCTATGAGGAAACGTATTTAACCGATGATATGAAGAGAAATGAAATGGTTCCGGGAATTTTTGCAGAATATACATTAACGGGATTAAAATATACTTTGGTAGCAGGAGCCAGAGCGGATTTTCATAATCTTGCGGGAACTCAGTTTACCCCAAGAGTTAATTTTAAATATGATTTCACGCCTCAGACGATCTTAAGGCTTTCTGCGGGCAGAGGGTTCAGGACGGCTAATGTTTTTGCGGAAAACCAGCAGTATCTAGCATCTCACAGAAGCATTCAGATTCTTCAGAATAATGGAAATATCTATGGTTTAAAACCAGAGATCGCATGGAATTACGGAGCCAGTTTACAGCAGGAATTCAAACTTTTTGGAAGAAAATCCTCAATTGTTGCTGATTTTTTCAGGACGGATTTTCAGGATCAGGTTCTTGTAGATCTGGACCGTTCTCCGCAACAGCTTACTTTTTATAACCTGGAAGGAAAATCTTTTGCCAACTCTTTCCAGACCCAATGGGATTTTACCCCTTTTAAAAATTTTGATGTAAGGCTGGCTTATAAATATTATGATGTCCAGGCAGATTATATGAACGGCAGAAGAGAGATTCCGTTTATGGCAAAACACAGAGGTTTCGTGAATCTTGCGTATGCAACCAATAAAAATGATAATGGAGGCTTCTGGAGTTTTGATACTACTCTGAATTGGGTAGGAAAGCAAAGACTTCCTGATACTTCCAGTAACCCGGCAGAATTCCAGCTTCCTGTATATTCCGATTCTTATGCAGTACTGAATGCGCAGATCTCAAGAAATTTCAATAAAAAGATCAGGGCCTATTTAGGTGGTGAAAACCTTACTTCATATTACCAGAAGAATGCAATTGTTGATTTTAAAAATCCTTTTGGAAATTACTTTGACGGTGGGATGGTGTATGCACCGATTATGAAAGCCAACTTTTATATGGGACTGGATGTGGCTTTTTAA